The following coding sequences are from one Pseudomonas oryzae window:
- a CDS encoding sulfatase-like hydrolase/transferase: MSLALSRRIDAFYWLLTWLAVALHLGRFFDLAATPLVLGYQLVLIGSYALLFIAPAWALSRLAGRFAPRAGTVLAVLLAGLVQLALYGDHLLWQLYGFHLNGFVWNILTTPGGIEALGSSASTEREVALLAAAIFAGQGVLRLLARGVARLRLPAPRLAWVLPLFLVATLGERVSYGVGHFYGYSPVLESAQRVPFYQPLTMRRVLEKQFGLERPQRMEVASAELKGKLRYPQAPLRIEAPARPLNIVWLVAESWRADTLNERVMPQTHAFAQRAQHFVSHFSGGNGTRIGMFSQFYGLPANLWFPVLDARVGSPLIDVLQQQDYQIKLFTSARFSYPEFDKTLFVKVPRAQMVEDDQGDTWARDRRNVDRLLEFVDQRDPAKPFMTFLFFESPHANYNFPPESVLEPDYLPDFSYASMDLSRDIKGIHNRYLNAVHHLDSQLARVTAHLEAKGLLDDTLVVITGDHGEEFMEKGRWGHNSTFVDEQLRVPLVLWIPGRAPHQESLRTSHVDLLPTLLPLLGVHNPSSDYAIGHSLFQPQSDRLLLAGDWDRLAFLGEEYKLVLPFSSGSFVGMDVSHADDRQVPDISSVLQSKLPRVQSEMGSLRRFLAH; the protein is encoded by the coding sequence ATGTCCCTTGCCCTTTCCCGGCGCATCGACGCCTTCTACTGGCTGCTGACCTGGCTGGCCGTCGCCCTGCATCTGGGGCGCTTCTTCGACCTCGCCGCCACCCCCCTGGTGCTCGGCTACCAGCTGGTGCTGATCGGCAGCTATGCCCTGTTGTTCATCGCCCCGGCCTGGGCCCTCAGCCGCCTGGCCGGCCGTTTCGCGCCGCGCGCCGGCACCGTGCTTGCCGTGCTGCTGGCCGGCCTGGTGCAGCTGGCGCTGTACGGCGATCACCTGCTCTGGCAGCTCTACGGCTTCCACCTCAACGGCTTCGTCTGGAACATCCTCACCACCCCGGGCGGCATCGAGGCGCTGGGCTCCTCGGCGTCCACCGAGCGCGAGGTGGCGCTGCTCGCCGCCGCCATCTTCGCCGGCCAGGGCGTACTGCGCCTGCTGGCCCGCGGCGTGGCCCGCCTGCGCCTGCCGGCGCCGCGGCTGGCCTGGGTGCTGCCACTGTTCCTGGTCGCCACCCTGGGCGAGCGGGTCAGCTACGGCGTCGGCCACTTCTACGGCTACAGCCCGGTGCTGGAGAGCGCCCAGCGCGTGCCCTTCTACCAGCCGCTGACCATGCGCCGGGTGCTGGAGAAGCAGTTCGGCCTGGAGCGCCCGCAGCGCATGGAGGTCGCCAGCGCCGAGCTGAAGGGCAAGCTGCGCTACCCGCAGGCGCCGCTGCGCATCGAGGCGCCGGCCAGGCCGCTGAACATCGTCTGGCTGGTCGCCGAATCCTGGCGCGCCGATACCCTGAATGAGCGGGTGATGCCGCAGACCCACGCCTTCGCCCAGCGCGCGCAACACTTCGTCAGCCACTTCTCCGGCGGCAACGGTACGCGCATCGGCATGTTCAGCCAGTTCTACGGCCTGCCGGCCAACCTGTGGTTCCCGGTGCTCGACGCCCGCGTCGGCAGCCCGCTGATCGACGTGCTGCAGCAGCAGGACTACCAGATCAAGCTGTTCACCAGCGCGCGCTTCAGCTATCCGGAATTCGACAAGACCCTGTTCGTCAAGGTGCCGCGCGCGCAGATGGTCGAGGACGACCAGGGGGACACCTGGGCGCGCGACCGTCGCAACGTCGACCGGCTGCTCGAGTTCGTCGACCAGCGCGACCCGGCCAAGCCGTTCATGACCTTCCTGTTCTTCGAGTCGCCGCACGCCAACTACAACTTCCCGCCCGAGTCGGTGCTCGAGCCGGACTACCTGCCGGACTTCAGCTATGCCAGCATGGACCTGTCCCGCGACATCAAGGGCATCCACAACCGCTACCTGAACGCCGTACATCATCTGGACAGCCAGCTGGCGCGGGTCACCGCGCACCTCGAGGCCAAGGGCCTGCTCGACGACACCCTGGTGGTGATCACCGGCGACCACGGCGAGGAGTTCATGGAAAAGGGCCGCTGGGGCCACAACTCCACCTTCGTCGACGAGCAGCTGCGCGTGCCGCTGGTGCTGTGGATTCCCGGCCGCGCGCCGCATCAGGAAAGCCTGCGCACCAGCCACGTCGACCTGCTGCCGACCCTGCTGCCGCTGCTCGGCGTGCACAACCCGAGCAGCGACTACGCCATCGGCCACAGCCTGTTCCAGCCGCAGAGCGACCGCCTGCTGCTGGCCGGCGACTGGGACCGCCTGGCCTTCCTCGGCGAGGAATACAAGCTGGTGCTGCCGTTCAGCAGCGGCAGCTTCGTCGGCATGGATGTCAGCCATGCCGACGACCGTCAGGTGCCCGACATCTCCAGCGTGCTGCAGAGCAAGCTGCCGCGGGTGCAGAGCGAGATGGGCAGCCTGCGCCGCTTCCTCGCCCACTGA
- a CDS encoding phenylalanine--tRNA ligase beta subunit-related protein, protein MLIPVFKLDTPADLGLKAIAFSVHGLDNRAPLPRLLERLASLRAAFDAEHSLSGQQGFHALRELIGRTPSAFPPLPQALFERYLAHGSLPAVSPLVDLYQQWSLNSGLSIWAHDLQHLRLPVSLALSRGGERFLVRRGLPPVRLPAGEYTYFDGDGQVLCRMEYLQSAATAVSAATRSALLVIQGHAQTDSDYLYAVAEGLKMDLRACCCGESANVRQPRRRAVA, encoded by the coding sequence ATGCTGATTCCCGTATTCAAGCTCGATACCCCGGCCGACCTGGGCCTCAAGGCCATCGCGTTCAGCGTGCACGGCCTGGATAACCGGGCGCCGTTGCCGCGCCTGCTGGAGCGCCTGGCCAGCCTGCGCGCCGCCTTCGACGCCGAGCACAGCCTGAGCGGCCAGCAGGGCTTCCATGCCCTGCGCGAGCTGATCGGGCGCACGCCGAGTGCCTTCCCGCCGCTGCCGCAGGCGCTGTTCGAGCGCTACCTGGCCCACGGCAGCCTGCCCGCCGTCTCCCCACTGGTCGACCTCTACCAGCAGTGGTCGCTGAACAGCGGTCTGTCGATCTGGGCCCACGACCTGCAGCACCTGCGCCTGCCGGTGAGCCTGGCGCTGAGTCGCGGCGGCGAGCGTTTCCTGGTGCGCCGCGGGCTGCCGCCGGTGCGCCTGCCGGCCGGCGAGTACACCTACTTCGACGGCGATGGCCAGGTGCTGTGTCGCATGGAGTACCTGCAGTCGGCGGCCACCGCGGTGAGCGCCGCGACCCGCTCGGCGCTGCTGGTGATCCAGGGCCACGCGCAGACCGACAGCGACTACCTGTACGCGGTGGCCGAGGGGCTCAAGATGGACCTGCGGGCCTGTTGCTGCGGCGAGAGCGCCAATGTGCGTCAGCCGCGTCGGCGCGCGGTCGCCTGA